The genomic interval AGGGCGGGGGCGTAGCACATCCCGCCCGGGGGGAAGGCGAGTCCTCGCGCGGGGCGAGGCCGCCGGCACCAGGGACATGCCGGCGGCGGGGTGACGCGGGGGAAGGACTACGGGCGCTGGCTGATGCGCTGCTGGAGCAGCCAGTCGTAGAGGGCCAGGGTGGCGTAGGCGGTGTCCCACGTGTCGCCGCCGTGGCCCGCGTTGGGGTAGACGGTGACGTCGCGCATGGCGCTGGGGCCCGCGCCGCATTGTGAGTCGAGCCAGGTCTTCACGCTGGTGGAGCGGCTTGGAGTGTCATTGCCGCCATGGAAGGCCCAGATGGGCAGGGGCTTCAGGTTGCAGGCGTTGGCGAGCGTGGTGGGGTTGGACGTGAGGGCGATGGGGACGAAGGCGGCGAACTCGTGGGTGGCGCTGATGGCCATCTCGAAGCCGTTGTTCGCGCCGCCACTCAGTCCGGTGAGGTACACGCGGTCCAGGTCGACGCGGTAGTCGCGCTTGGCGTCGTTGAGCAGCGCGAGCACGTCGGCGTTGCTGAACCAGCCGTTGCCGCTGTTGGTGAACGGCATGCGCTGGTTGGGGGAGATGACGATGGCCTTCATCGCCGCCCGGAAGCTGGCCGAGCTGAACTGTCGGGCCAGGCCCTCGGGGCTGGCGAGCACCGCGGTGCGGTCCGTGGTGAGGGTTCCGCCGCCAATGCCATGCAGCGCGATGATGAGCGGCCAGCGCGTGGTGCGGTCGTCGTTGTACTGCTGCGGCAGGAACAGGGCGTAGTCGTAGCGGAGGTTGCGGACCACGGTCTGCTGACCGGCGGCGCACGTCGTCGGAGCGGTGGGCGTGATGGCGCTGGGTCTGCCCATGAGCTTGAGCTCGCGCACCCGGCAATAGGGCTTGTCCTTGCAGACGACGCGGACCTTGTCGGTGAGGACGGGCGCGGTGAAGGTGAAGGACGCCAGGGTGTTGCTGAGCGGGTTGCCCTCCACGGCCGTGCCCGGAATCGTCTTCCAGCAGCCTCCGTCCCACGCCTGGAGCTCGAAGGCGGGCATGGCGTACGACGTCGTCGCTGAGATGGACATGTGCAGCTCCGCGCTGCTCACCTCGTGCATCCCCTGGAGGTCGACGTCCAGATAGTTGTGCGTCATGAAGGAGTAGGGCGACTCCCAGCGGGTGGTGAGCGAGCCGTCCACCGCGAGCGACGCGGGATAGGACGCGGAAGCGGTGCCCGCGAAGGCCGGCTTGTTGAGCGCCACATTGGAGAGGACATCCGGCACCGGGGCCACCGTCACGCTGACCTCGTCGAAGCTGGAGGCCCCCGCGTCATCCGTGGCGGTGAGGCGGAAGA from Myxococcus stipitatus carries:
- a CDS encoding discoidin domain-containing protein, which produces MQDEASTFKEVLLRRLSSRLGALVTCALMGCGTPESTDGATPPASQRAGLDTLINVTLNKPATASVSQDPFRPEYAVDGNLTSDDSRWCPGIYNPTRLLDIDLQGTFDLVRMELYTGYRDIRPIKSYELFYDDGTGWKPLPGANQANNTSIAVSTTFTQTVTAKKVRFSCTDTLADNCRLKELWIFGAPHEGQTNIPPVVNAGPDQSLTLPTTSVSLTGSATDADGVVSSLLWTQVSGPTATLASTTTATLSVAGLSVGTSVFRLTATDDAGASSFDEVSVTVAPVPDVLSNVALNKPAFAGTASASYPASLAVDGSLTTRWESPYSFMTHNYLDVDLQGMHEVSSAELHMSISATTSYAMPAFELQAWDGGCWKTIPGTAVEGNPLSNTLASFTFTAPVLTDKVRVVCKDKPYCRVRELKLMGRPSAITPTAPTTCAAGQQTVVRNLRYDYALFLPQQYNDDRTTRWPLIIALHGIGGGTLTTDRTAVLASPEGLARQFSSASFRAAMKAIVISPNQRMPFTNSGNGWFSNADVLALLNDAKRDYRVDLDRVYLTGLSGGANNGFEMAISATHEFAAFVPIALTSNPTTLANACNLKPLPIWAFHGGNDTPSRSTSVKTWLDSQCGAGPSAMRDVTVYPNAGHGGDTWDTAYATLALYDWLLQQRISQRP